In uncultured Cohaesibacter sp., a genomic segment contains:
- a CDS encoding efflux RND transporter permease subunit, with the protein MERLIDAAFGRTRAITVFLICVLVVGALAYATIPKESFPEVQIPTVYVSTSLEGISPEDAERLLVKPLETELAALTGLDSMTGTASEGHASVQLEFDPGFDPDTALDKVREAVDKASNELPADATDPTVTEVNTALFPILTTILSGPVPERTLNSLANNLKDRLEGLSGVLEVDIAGERVEMLEVLIDPTVFETYNLSFSELTSQISRNNLLIAAGAIENGAGRMVLKVPGLVEDFNDVMEMPVKISGKTVVTFADVAKVRNTFEDPSGFARINGHTALALEVKKRSGANIIETVDLVKSEIAAMQKDWPESIEINYMQDESKQVKTMLADLESNVIAAVLLVMIVIVWALGLRSSILVGLAIPGAFLAGVTIIYFLGYTMNMVVLFSLILVVGMLVDGAIVTVELADRFLHEGKTPKEAYSQASKRMAWPIIASTATTLSVFFPLLFWSSTVGQFMVFLPITVIFTLTASLFMALIFIPVMGGLIGRRQAQSAQQQMQIASAEYGDPRDIRGSAGYYVHVLLWALKHPGQTVIYTIMVLIASFLAYSQFGNGISFFPDTEPDFVQVELRARDNFSIYEQDGLVRQVETRLLKYGELESVYARTGADRQSDEEVIGKIQLELKEWDTRRPATEIVEQIREEMRQIPGIDIQVQVQSGGPNQGKPITLEVESQDREARVQTIEIARQAMERIGGYTDVTDTTPLPGVEWEIRLDRSEAARFGADVALLGQAVQLLTQGITIADYRPDNVEEAVDIKVRFPADERTLAELESLRVPTTVGLIPISNFVSFAPVPRSGTIKRIDQKRVTTLSADVGPGLLVNDQVVKLRAALEKADLPKSVSWSFAGEAEDQQDAMIFLISAFFAAVGSMILVLLVQFNSFYHTFVIMISILFSIAGVLLGLLITGRPFGVVMGGIGVIALAGIVVNNNIVLIDTYNDLKKAGMEAMEAALRTGAQRLRPVVLTSVTTALGLMPMVIGVKIDFFSREVVYGAPSTQMWIELSSSIAGGLLFATLLTLIVTPAMLILGDKLEKWRCRRARVLTPVPPIPQG; encoded by the coding sequence ATGGAACGCCTGATTGATGCCGCTTTTGGACGAACCCGTGCCATCACTGTTTTCCTCATATGTGTGCTTGTGGTAGGCGCTCTTGCCTATGCGACCATTCCAAAGGAAAGCTTTCCTGAGGTCCAGATCCCTACAGTCTATGTTTCCACGTCTCTGGAAGGAATCTCTCCAGAAGATGCAGAGCGCTTGCTTGTCAAACCGCTTGAGACCGAGCTGGCAGCGTTGACCGGCCTTGACAGCATGACGGGCACTGCCTCCGAAGGGCATGCAAGCGTCCAGCTCGAGTTCGATCCCGGGTTTGATCCAGATACGGCCCTCGACAAGGTGCGCGAAGCAGTCGACAAGGCGTCCAATGAGCTACCGGCGGATGCCACTGATCCGACTGTAACGGAAGTCAACACCGCACTCTTTCCTATTCTGACAACGATTCTGTCCGGCCCAGTTCCCGAACGGACGCTTAATTCACTCGCCAACAATCTTAAAGATCGGCTTGAGGGTTTGTCCGGTGTGCTAGAGGTTGATATTGCTGGTGAACGGGTTGAGATGTTGGAGGTTCTGATAGATCCGACAGTTTTCGAAACCTACAACCTGTCCTTCTCCGAACTGACCAGCCAAATCAGTCGCAATAATCTTTTGATTGCTGCTGGTGCCATAGAAAATGGTGCAGGCCGGATGGTCCTCAAGGTCCCTGGCCTCGTCGAGGATTTCAACGATGTCATGGAAATGCCCGTCAAAATTTCTGGCAAAACCGTTGTCACCTTCGCTGATGTGGCCAAAGTACGGAATACCTTTGAGGATCCTTCCGGATTTGCCCGCATCAATGGGCATACGGCTCTTGCTCTTGAAGTGAAAAAACGAAGTGGAGCGAATATCATCGAAACGGTTGATCTGGTGAAATCCGAAATTGCCGCCATGCAGAAAGATTGGCCGGAAAGCATCGAGATTAACTACATGCAGGACGAGAGCAAGCAGGTGAAAACCATGCTTGCAGACCTTGAAAGCAACGTGATTGCTGCTGTTTTGCTGGTCATGATCGTGATCGTGTGGGCTCTGGGGCTTCGTTCTTCCATCCTCGTCGGGCTTGCCATTCCGGGAGCATTTCTGGCTGGTGTAACGATCATCTACTTTCTAGGCTACACCATGAACATGGTGGTGCTGTTCAGCCTGATCCTGGTAGTGGGCATGCTTGTCGATGGTGCCATCGTGACTGTTGAACTTGCAGACCGCTTTCTGCATGAGGGCAAGACACCTAAAGAGGCATACTCACAGGCATCCAAGCGCATGGCCTGGCCGATCATCGCTTCAACGGCAACGACCCTTAGCGTCTTCTTTCCGCTTCTATTCTGGTCTTCGACAGTCGGTCAGTTCATGGTCTTCCTTCCGATCACGGTGATTTTTACGCTGACGGCTTCTCTTTTCATGGCGCTGATTTTTATTCCTGTCATGGGTGGACTCATTGGTCGTCGCCAGGCTCAAAGCGCACAACAGCAAATGCAGATCGCCTCTGCCGAATATGGAGACCCGAGGGATATTAGGGGTAGCGCTGGTTACTATGTCCATGTCCTGCTTTGGGCACTCAAGCATCCCGGCCAGACCGTCATCTATACGATTATGGTCCTGATTGCCTCCTTTCTGGCTTATTCGCAATTCGGCAATGGCATTTCCTTCTTCCCGGATACGGAGCCGGATTTTGTTCAGGTAGAGTTGCGTGCCCGTGACAACTTCTCGATCTATGAACAAGACGGTTTGGTTCGGCAGGTTGAAACCCGCCTCCTCAAATACGGGGAACTGGAAAGTGTCTATGCGAGAACTGGTGCCGACCGGCAGTCGGACGAAGAGGTGATCGGCAAGATCCAGCTGGAACTGAAGGAGTGGGACACGCGTCGACCTGCTACAGAGATCGTTGAACAGATCAGAGAAGAAATGCGGCAAATACCGGGGATCGATATTCAGGTTCAGGTTCAATCAGGAGGACCAAATCAAGGAAAGCCAATAACGCTTGAAGTGGAATCTCAGGATAGAGAAGCGCGCGTTCAAACAATTGAAATTGCGCGACAGGCGATGGAGCGGATTGGCGGATACACTGACGTGACCGACACCACGCCGCTCCCAGGTGTGGAGTGGGAAATCAGACTTGATCGGTCCGAGGCTGCACGCTTCGGTGCTGACGTCGCTCTTCTGGGCCAAGCTGTTCAATTGCTGACACAGGGCATAACAATTGCTGACTATCGCCCGGACAATGTTGAAGAGGCCGTTGATATCAAGGTGCGCTTTCCTGCTGACGAGCGGACTCTAGCGGAATTGGAAAGCCTTCGTGTGCCGACTACCGTCGGGCTTATACCGATATCCAATTTTGTGAGCTTTGCACCAGTTCCGCGAAGTGGAACAATCAAACGCATCGATCAGAAGCGCGTCACGACTTTGTCCGCTGATGTGGGTCCGGGTCTGCTCGTCAATGATCAGGTGGTTAAGCTCCGCGCTGCCCTGGAGAAGGCAGACCTGCCAAAGAGTGTTTCATGGTCATTTGCCGGAGAAGCGGAAGATCAGCAGGATGCGATGATCTTTCTTATCAGTGCATTCTTTGCAGCCGTTGGTTCGATGATCCTCGTTCTTCTCGTTCAGTTCAACAGCTTCTACCACACCTTCGTCATCATGATCTCGATCCTGTTCTCGATTGCAGGTGTCCTACTGGGACTGTTGATTACTGGGCGGCCCTTTGGAGTTGTTATGGGCGGGATCGGCGTGATTGCCCTCGCTGGTATCGTGGTGAACAATAACATCGTTCTCATCGATACCTATAACGATCTTAAAAAAGCCGGCATGGAGGCCATGGAAGCGGCCCTTCGCACCGGGGCGCAGCGCCTTCGGCCAGTCGTTTTGACGTCGGTGACAACGGCGCTTGGGCTGATGCCGATGGTGATAGGAGTCAAAATCGACTTTTTCAGCCGAGAAGTGGTCTATGGTGCGCCTTCAACACAAATGTGGATCGAACTGAGCTCTTCAATCGCCGGAGGTTTGCTATTTGCGACACTTCTCACTTTGATCGTGACGCCTGCCATGCTCATACTGGGGGACAAGCTTGAAAAGTGGCGGTGTCGCCGAGCGCGCGTCCTTACACCTGTGCCCCCTATACCCCAAGGGTGA